Proteins from one Acropora muricata isolate sample 2 chromosome 9, ASM3666990v1, whole genome shotgun sequence genomic window:
- the LOC136929051 gene encoding 52 kDa repressor of the inhibitor of the protein kinase-like — MHHDECPEQFYGCWQTKTRTDASGLLKAITDFDFIVTFICAYSCLSHMSGLTVKLQKKTNDIFKAFSMVTEVKATYKRLRANLPTHFDEIYDQAATMAEKVGVAPTAPRIAERQRHRANASAVDPKENYRVNVAVPFFDHIISELDDQFSSLTQRVSKLLGLVPSVVQESRVTAQQLTDLVDLYKDDLPSPQLFSSEFQRWKIMVQNERIAADSCASSLQACDPDDFPNLYMLLKIAATLPVTTCECERSVSTMRRLNNYMRCTMGESRLSSLALMHIKYVNLEEIWRRSSIYSRAYTRG, encoded by the coding sequence ATGCACCACGATGAGTGTCCTGAGCAGTTCTACGGCTGTTGGCAAACAAAAACCCGAACAGATGCTTCGGGACTTCTGAAAGCCATTACTGACTTTGATTTTATCGTAACCTTCATCTGCGCCTACTCATGCCTCTCCCACATGTCAGGTCTAACTGTTAAGCTTCAGAAGAAGACAAACGATATCTTCAAAGCTTTTTCGATGGTTACGGAGGTGAAGGcaacttacaaacgtcttcgCGCCAATCTTCCCACTCACTTTGACGAGATCTACGATCAAGCCGCAACCATGGCAGAGAAAGTAGGAGTTGCTCCCACAGCCCCAAGAATCGCAGAAAGACAGCGACACCGTGCCAATGCTTCAGCTGTTGACCCAAAAGAGAACTATAGGGTCAATGTCGCAGTGCCTTTCTTTGATCACATCATTTCAGAACTGGATGACCAGTTTTCAAGCTTAACACAAAGGGTCAGTAAGCTGCTTGGGCTAGTGCCCTCTGTTGTTCAGGAAAGTCGGGTCACTGCTCAGCAGCTTACTGATTTAGTGGATCTTTATAAAGATGATCTGCCCTCTCCTCAGCTATTTTCCTCTGAATTTCAGAGGTGGAAAATCATGGTTCAGAACGAGCGAATTGCTGCTGATTCCTGTGCCTCGTCACTACAAGCATGTGATCCTGACGACTTCCCTAACTTGTACATGCTCCTGAAAATTGCTGCGACCCTACCAGTGACCACTTGTGAATGTGAACGTTCCGTAAGCACAATGAGGCGGTTGAACAATTACATGAGGTGCACCATGGGAGAGAGTCGGCTCTCCTCCCTGGCTCTAATGCATATCAAATATGTCAATCTGGAGGAGATCTGGAGGAGATCGTCAATTTATTCGAGGGCCTACACCCGAGGATGA
- the LOC136929048 gene encoding uncharacterized protein, translating to MAQNTKQELDKAIAGMNKGIDKKEEMRLMMAPHANWDTFLTPAPLSIALLGQLILISSDADFSLQDKKDSIKFEFLKYPDSFRACLVQVSNRGWDAFNKAHTSMDQIRLYSSNVDKHVKTAVRFLISGSAEDVQSMVPDALKNIEVIADDCLELATSVEKEFVAVMKLIAELLEACTRAKGQHEEDLKASKIAHEVAEEHMKAVQAEKEQAVGRRNEMEKQMKEANEEFKDAFKSMPGAWDIIGKACADTMISATRFAGNIPSMIWGGLRWNTRYFQESQVNEPTRDSNRPQHSEGVLAIYKIVPDVYGLVETLVTLAHGGEVMKGDKRAKKGVLRSMKALEIITKNRLEEVNESRMKSKVLHLCKDAIDLSQTLSKKAQVQYSQEEIEEIHFQADTLLEEADILLGVSHSVLGTNALPNTSPNLAKEPVYNSDGGLVQQALNSYRFRTETAKEMLKDSRRAYEASCDEVAKKTREMTNLLVEMKELDLKEIDMEKIRKTLVKGIEALGELREQWGKLVQFFQMLSNLVKCCLSTSLKTFVQTSRNRLDQGDHSMSAAMRDVIFEQAFQANQIAYVVNGISSVYVEVSNEHLMERITCLGKLIALDPATNSHMIMQKREELNRGCAEAQEAIRRIALKKKREITEAFDKRIGRIENEVEVLLPPISEKRAEEIKEKVKSNIAMSKTDIDAVVDDLT from the coding sequence ATGGCTCAAAATACGAAACAGGAACTCGACAAGGCTATAGCCGGCATGAACAAAGGAATCGACAAGAAAGAGGAAATGAGATTGATGATGGCACCTCACGCAAACTGGGACACCTTTCTCACGCCAGCTCCTTTATCCATCGCTTTGCTGGGACAATTAATTCTTATTTCTTCGGATGCCGACTTCAGTCTTCAAGACAAGAAAGATAGCATCAAGTTTGAATTTCTGAAATACCCTGATTCGTTTCGTGCCTGTCTAGTGCAGGTCAGCAACAGAGGATGGGATGCCTTTAACAAGGCACACACTTCCATGGATCAGATCCGTCTGTACTCAAGCAATGTCGACAAGCACGTCAAAACAGCAGTGAGATTTCTTATCTCAGGGTCAGCTGAAGATGTGCAATCGATGGTACCCGATGCGCTAAAAAACATTGAAGTGATCGCTGATGATTGTTTAGAGTTGGCCACGTCGGTTGAAAAAGAGTTCGTTGCTGTGATGAAACTAATTGCGGAACTCCTTGAGGCGTGTACACGAGCGAAGGGTCAACATGAAGAGGATTTGAAAGCCTCAAAGATCGCTCATGAAGTTGCGGAGGAGCATATGAAAGCCGTTCAAGCGGAGAAAGAACAAGCTGTAGGTAGACGAAATGAAATGGAAAAGCAAATGAAAGAGGCGAATGAAGAATTCAAAGATGCGTTTAAATCAATGCCTGGCGCATGGGATATCATTGGAAAAGCTTGCGCTGACACCATGATCAGTGCTACTCGCTTCGCTGGCAACATACCAAGTATGATTTGGGGAGGACTACGCTGGAATACTCGTTACTTCCAAGAATCTCAAGTCAATGAGCCCACAAGAGATTCAAATCGTCCACAGCATTCTGAAGGGGTATTGGCGATTTATAAAATCGTGCCTGACGTTTACGGCCTAGTGGAAACCCTTGTGACACTTGCACATGGTGGCGAGGTCATGAAAGGCGATAAAAGGGCAAAGAAGGGAGTATTACGCTCTATGAAGGCACTTGAAATcatcacgaaaaatcgattgGAAGAAGTAAATGAATCACGGATGAAATCGAAAGTGCTACATCTGTGCAAAGATGCGATTGATCTTTCCCAAACCTTGTCTAAGAAAGCACAGGTGCAATATTCCCAGGAAGAAATTGAAGAGATACATTTCCAAGCAGATACGCTCCTCGAAGAGGCTGACATCTTACTTGGTGTATCGCATTCTGTTCTTGGTACCAACGCCCTTCCAAATACATCTCCAAATCTTGCCAAAGAGCCAGTGTACAACAGCGATGGTGGTTTAGTCCAGCAAGCATTGAACAGTTATCGATTCAGGACGGAAACAGCGAAAGAAATGTTGAAGGATTCTCGTCGCGCATACGAGGCATCTTGTGATGAAGTTGcgaagaaaacaagagagatGACCAATCTTCTTGTCGAAATGAAAGAACTCGACTTAAAAGAGATAGATATGGAAAAAATCAGGAAGACGTTGGTTAAAGGTATTGAAGCTCTCGGTGAATTGCGAGAACAGTGGGGCAAGCTGGTTCAGTTTTTCCAGATGCTATCCAATTTAGTCAAGTGTTGCCTGAGTACCTCCCTCAAGACCTTTGTGCAAACCTCTCGTAACAGATTGGACCAAGGTGACCATAGCATGTCTGCTGCCATGCGTGACGTCATCTTCGAACAGGCCTTTcaagccaatcagattgcgtaCGTGGTGAACGGCATTTCTAGCGTATACGTGGAGGTGTCGAATGAGCATTTGATGGAGCGTATCACTTGTCTTGGTAAGTTGATTGCACTGGATCCAGCAACCAATAGTCACATGATAATGCAGAAGCGAGAGGAGCTAAACCGAGGATGTGCAGAAGCTCAGGAAGCCATTCGTAGAATTGCTCTTAAAAAGAAGAGGGAAATAACAGAAGCATTTGACaaaagaattggaagaattgaAAACGAAGTAGAAGTTTTGTTGCCTCCGATCTCGGAAAAGAGAGCTGaagagataaaagaaaaagtgaaatctAATATTGCAATGTCAAAAACTGACATTGATGCCGTGGTTGATGACTTGACTTAA